In Oceanobacillus sp. FSL K6-2867, one DNA window encodes the following:
- a CDS encoding CoA transferase, with protein sequence MVLQSIRVLDLTRLLPGPYCTLMLADFGAEVIKVEDSVTGDYLRGFEPKLDADSAVFHSLNRNKKSICLDLKTEKERGYFLKLAETADVVIESFRPGVMKRLGLDYETLKQINPRLIYCAITGYGQTGPYKDKPGHDINYLSYAGLLHVMGEKNRKPVIPAAQIADIGGGAYPAIAGILLALLEREKTGKGQLVDVSMLDGVVSWMHMLLPSVFAEREVTRGEELLNGGFACYQVYETKDNRFLTMGGIERKFWKVFCKAIERQDLIDCLDAPMEKQEQMKQEIQAIIAAKTLDEWVDIFSEKEACVTPVKTLEEAMEDPQLAAREMIQTISHPGLGNMKQIGIPIKLSECPGKTILPAPKCGEHTELILREIGVLN encoded by the coding sequence ATGGTTTTGCAATCAATACGTGTACTTGATCTGACAAGGCTTCTGCCAGGTCCTTATTGTACATTAATGCTTGCTGATTTTGGTGCAGAGGTAATTAAAGTGGAGGATTCAGTGACTGGAGATTATTTAAGAGGTTTTGAACCAAAGCTTGATGCCGATAGCGCAGTCTTTCACTCGCTAAACCGAAATAAAAAAAGTATCTGTCTCGATTTAAAAACAGAAAAAGAACGGGGCTACTTTTTAAAGCTAGCAGAAACTGCGGATGTTGTTATCGAATCTTTCCGTCCAGGAGTAATGAAGAGGCTCGGACTTGATTATGAAACATTGAAACAAATAAATCCAAGACTAATTTATTGTGCCATTACTGGCTATGGACAAACCGGACCATATAAAGACAAACCTGGACATGATATAAACTATCTTAGCTATGCGGGCTTATTACATGTGATGGGTGAAAAGAACCGTAAACCTGTTATCCCAGCTGCACAAATTGCTGATATTGGTGGTGGAGCATATCCGGCAATTGCAGGGATTTTATTAGCGTTATTGGAACGAGAGAAAACAGGGAAAGGCCAGCTTGTCGATGTATCGATGCTGGATGGGGTCGTATCTTGGATGCATATGCTGTTGCCAAGTGTTTTTGCTGAACGGGAAGTAACTCGGGGGGAAGAGCTTTTGAACGGAGGGTTTGCTTGTTACCAAGTATATGAAACGAAAGATAATCGGTTTCTAACGATGGGCGGCATTGAGCGGAAATTTTGGAAGGTTTTTTGCAAAGCAATAGAACGGCAGGATTTAATTGACTGTTTGGATGCCCCAATGGAGAAGCAGGAGCAAATGAAACAAGAAATACAAGCAATTATTGCTGCAAAAACGCTGGATGAATGGGTGGATATCTTTTCAGAAAAAGAAGCATGTGTCACACCAGTGAAGACACTGGAAGAAGCAATGGAAGATCCGCAGCTGGCGGCAAGGGAAATGATACAAACAATATCTCATCCAGGATTAGGTAACATGAAGCAAATTGGCATCCCAATTAAATTGTCGGAATGTCCGGGTAAAACAATCCTTCCAGCTCCAAAATGTGGAGAACATACAGAATTAATACTACGGGAAATAGGCGTATTAAATTAG